The segment GCCGCGCGTGCGAAGGAGCCGGTAGGGCGGATGCGGAAGCGCCTCGAGGAAGCCGGTGTCTCGGCCGCGGAGATCGAGAACATCGATTCTGAAGTCGACGCTGAGGTCGAAGGCGCCTTTGCGGCGGTCGGCGCGAGCGCGGAGCCGTCCGCAGAGGACCTCTACGGCGACATCTACGCCGGCCGCTCTGATCCGGGGTGCCTCGCCTCGACCCCGCGTCCGGCCGCGCCAGTGTTCTCCGGCGAGACGGATGACCTGACGTACGCCGAGGCGATCAACAAGACTCTCGACGACGCTCTGGCGCGTGACGATCGCGTGATCCTTCTGGGCGAAGACATTGCGGACCCGGTAGGCGGGCTCTTCAAGTGCACCGCCGGCTTGTCGACGAAGCACGGTCGGGATCGCGTCCGCCCCACGCCGATCGCCGAGCAGGCCATCATGGGTGCGGCGATCGGGGCGGCCCTCGCGGGCATGCGCCCGGTGCCGGAGCTCATGTTCGTAGACTTCCTGGCCGTCTGCCTCGACCAGATCGCCAACCACGCGGCGAAGATGCGCTACATGTCCGGTGGTCGAGTGCACGTCCCGCTCACGATCCGGACGATGGTGGGCGTCGAGTCGGGGGCGCAGCACTCGCAGTCTCTCGAGGCTTGGCTCCTGCATACGCCCGGCTTGAAGGTCGTCATCCCGAGCACGCCGGCCGACGCCAAGGGGCTCTTGAGTTCATGTTTGGAGGATCCCGATCCGTGCGTCTTCATCGAGAGTCGGCCGATGTTGCTGGCGCGCAAGAGTCGAGAGCCCGTCCCGCGCGGCGACTACCGGGTTCCGCTCGGCCTTGCCTCCGTGAGGCGAGAGGGGTCGGACGTCACGGTGGTCGCTTGGGGCCTCGAGATGCCGTCCGCGTTGGAGGCGGCGGAGGCTCTCCAGGGCGAGGGCGTTTCGGTCGAGGTGATCGATCCGAGGACGCTGGTGCCGTTCGACCTCGAGACGGTCGTCGAGTCGGTCCGCCGCACGAGGCGCCTTGTGGTGGCGCATCGCGCGACCCAGTTCTGCGGGTTCGGCGCCGAGATTGCTGCGCTGGTCACCGAGGCGTGCTTTCGCGACCTCGCCGCGCCGGTGGAGCGCGTCGGCGGCGGCTACGCGCCGGTGCCGCGCGCGGCGAGCTTGGAGACCGTCCACACCCCGCGCGCGTCGACCATCGCGGACGGGGTGCGCCGGGTGTTGGCGAAGTCGTAGGCGACGCTGTTCCGAAGAGGCGGAATGCTTGCCGAGCGAATGCGGGTGCCCTCGTGGGGTACATCTCCGTCTCTCGCATCCGCGATCTCGTTCCTCTACCGATGAGCTGAAATGATCTCTTCGCCGAACCGAGCGATCGCCTCGGTCAGACTACCGAGCGAGCGTCCCGTGATGGCGACATTCACCCAGGTTACGCCGACCATTCGTAGCTCCAACAGAGAATCGCCGTACTCGGCTGGCGACCAGCGGCGCGTGCCCGGCACTCCGCCAGTGAGAGGCGCGAAGAGGACCTCCAAGGGAAGCTTGCGTCCCGCACGCTCTTCCTCGGTGCGCAGGTAGCGGAGCAAACCGCGCAGGTCGTCGAGAGTCTCGAGATGCGCCGACCGGCGACGATCCCCGAGCTTGCGCGGGTTGGGCATTGGCATCCAGCCTTCGCCCCATCGTACGGCGCGACGCCGGGCAAGTCGCGAGTTGCCCCCCACCCAGAAGGGGGGACCGAGGGGCTGCGTTGGCACCGGCTGACATGTGATCTCCACGGCAGAGAATCGGCTCCCCTGAAACGTGACGGGTTCGCCGGTCCAGGCAAGGCGCAGGACCTCCATCGCCTCATCGAAGAGATCGTTTCGCTCGGCGAACTCGACACCCAGCGCTTCGTACTCCTTCTCGAGATACCCCGTCCCGACGCCCAGAGTGAGCCGACCATCCGAGAGTCGATCGAGCGTCGCTACGGTCTTCGCGAGAAGAAGGGGGTTTCGGTACGGCACGACGGTCAGGTTCGTCAGAAGGCGAATGCGCGTTGTCGCGGCTGCCGCGAACGCCAGGCTCACGAAAGGGTCGAGTGCGTCATGTCCTCCGGTCTGACGCCAATCGTCCGGAGGCGCCGGATGCTCCGTCGAGAACACGGCATCGAAACCTGCCGCTTCCGCGGCCACCGCAATCTGACGGATCGCTTCGCCGGAAGTGAACTCCGGGAGTGGCGGTGCCGTAAAGAACGGAAATGCAAGGGCGAACTTCATCTCGAGCTCCTCCCCGCGCGCTCGAAGCCGCGCGGTCGGCTCATCGCCTATCGTCACAGGCTCATTTAGTCAAGTTGCTTGTCTGTATATTCCGATCATGATAGCTTTGTTCGGGACATGGATGATTCGGTTCAGGAGCAGATCGCCGCACTGAGAAAGAGACTCGGTCGCGTCGAGGACGAACTCGCGATTCACCGCCTAATCGTTCGCTACGGTCTCGCGGTCGACGCCGGCGACGCGGAGGCGGCGATGGCATTGTTCACCGAGGACAGCGTGTACGAGGTCGGCGCGGTCGGCACCGGGATCCGGGACGAGACCCGCAAACCTCTGATCATGCGAGGGCGTGCCGCTGTCGGAAAAATGGTGCAGTCCGAAGCACACCAGGCCCTTCTCCCGAATGCCGCACACACGATTGGCCCGGCAGTCGTAACGATGGCCGGAGAGACCGCCAGCGCCACCGGGTACCCGCGGATCTATCTCCGAGAGAACGACGACTTTCGCCTATTCCGAATGGCCGTAAACCATTGGGAGCTCGTGAAGAACGACGAGCGTTGGTGGATTCACCGGCGAACCTCGGTGGCTCTCGGCGAAAGCGATGTCCAGGATCTCATGCGTAAGGCGTTGGAGCGGCCGGTAGACGCGTAGGTTGAAATGACCTTGGTTTGGTCTGGCAGTGGTTCCCGGCGGCGCTTCCGTCGTAGGTTACTTTTCCGTCTTTCCCTTCGTCTTCTCCATGTTCGCATACATGTGGTCGAGCGTGTCCGTGTGACGCGACACGAGTGACAGCATGTCGTTCGACCATTGCTGGTGCACGCGCATGCCCATGAGCTCCCAGGCGCGCTTCACCATGAGCTTGGTGGCCTGCAGGGCCGTGAGAGGCGCTTCGGCGATCTCGCGGGCGATCTCCTCGGTCGTGGCCTCGAGCTCGTCGCGCGGCACGACCTCGTTCACGAGACCCAGTTCGCACGCGACCTTCGCTGTGAGTTTCTTCTTCCGGTAGAGGTACTCCATCGAACGCTTGTAGTTCA is part of the Candidatus Binatia bacterium genome and harbors:
- a CDS encoding dehydrogenase E1 component subunit alpha/beta — translated: MSDTSLERGLYRTVRRIRCFDDRMRGGIAKGEFLCSYWPVEGQEGISAGVVAALEPEDQMVITYRCAADAIAKGVRMDELAGELLGRSIGTSGGRGGAMGISAPDVGLMATTGIVGSGAPIGNGLALAAQLADDGRVVVASFGDGATSIGAVHEAMNLASLWDLPIVFLCHNNLFGEGTPVEEYTRSTRLSDRAAGYRMPGVTVDGTDAVAVYEAAREAVDRARSGGGPTFLEAVAFRLNGHYFGDPCEYVDPGEREAARAKEPVGRMRKRLEEAGVSAAEIENIDSEVDAEVEGAFAAVGASAEPSAEDLYGDIYAGRSDPGCLASTPRPAAPVFSGETDDLTYAEAINKTLDDALARDDRVILLGEDIADPVGGLFKCTAGLSTKHGRDRVRPTPIAEQAIMGAAIGAALAGMRPVPELMFVDFLAVCLDQIANHAAKMRYMSGGRVHVPLTIRTMVGVESGAQHSQSLEAWLLHTPGLKVVIPSTPADAKGLLSSCLEDPDPCVFIESRPMLLARKSREPVPRGDYRVPLGLASVRREGSDVTVVAWGLEMPSALEAAEALQGEGVSVEVIDPRTLVPFDLETVVESVRRTRRLVVAHRATQFCGFGAEIAALVTEACFRDLAAPVERVGGGYAPVPRAASLETVHTPRASTIADGVRRVLAKS
- a CDS encoding nuclear transport factor 2 family protein, yielding MDDSVQEQIAALRKRLGRVEDELAIHRLIVRYGLAVDAGDAEAAMALFTEDSVYEVGAVGTGIRDETRKPLIMRGRAAVGKMVQSEAHQALLPNAAHTIGPAVVTMAGETASATGYPRIYLRENDDFRLFRMAVNHWELVKNDERWWIHRRTSVALGESDVQDLMRKALERPVDA
- a CDS encoding LLM class F420-dependent oxidoreductase, producing MKFALAFPFFTAPPLPEFTSGEAIRQIAVAAEAAGFDAVFSTEHPAPPDDWRQTGGHDALDPFVSLAFAAAATTRIRLLTNLTVVPYRNPLLLAKTVATLDRLSDGRLTLGVGTGYLEKEYEALGVEFAERNDLFDEAMEVLRLAWTGEPVTFQGSRFSAVEITCQPVPTQPLGPPFWVGGNSRLARRRAVRWGEGWMPMPNPRKLGDRRRSAHLETLDDLRGLLRYLRTEEERAGRKLPLEVLFAPLTGGVPGTRRWSPAEYGDSLLELRMVGVTWVNVAITGRSLGSLTEAIARFGEEIISAHR